In Camelina sativa cultivar DH55 chromosome 17, Cs, whole genome shotgun sequence, the genomic stretch NNNNNNNNNNNNNNNNNNNNNNNNNNNNNNNNNNNNNNNNNNNNNNNNNNNNNNNNNNNNNNNNNNNNNNNNNNNNNNNNNNNNNNNNNNNNNNNNNNNNNNNNNNNNNNNNNNNNNNNNNNNNNNNNNNNNNNNNNNNNNNNNNNNNNNNNNNNNNNNNNNNNNNNNNNNNNNNNNNNNNNNNNNNNNNNNNNNNNNNNNNNNNNNNNNNNNNNNNNNNNNNNNNNNNNNNNNNNNNNNNNNNNNNNNNNNNNNNNNNNNNNNNNNNNNNNNNNNNNNNNNNNNNNNNNNNNNNNNNNNNNNNNNNNNNNNNNNNNNNNNNNNNNNNNNNNNNNNNNNNNNNNNNNNNNNNNNNNNNNNNNNNNNNNNNNNNNNNNNNNNNNNNNNNNNNNNNNNNNNNNNNNNNNNNNNNNNNNNNNNNNNNNNNNNNNNNNNNNNNNNNNNNNNNNNNNNNNNNNNNNNNNNNNNNNNNNNNNNNNNNNNNNNNNNNNNNNNNNNNNNNNNNNNNNNNNNNNNNNNNNNNNNNNNNNNNNNNNNNNNNNNNNNNNNNNNNNNNNNNNNNNNNNNNNNNNNNNNNNNNNNNNNNNNNNNNNNNNNNNNNNNNNNNNNNNNNNNNNNNNNNNNNNNNNNNNNNNNNNNNNNNNNNNNNNNNNNNNNNNNNNNNNNNNNNNNNNNNNNNNNNNNNNNNNNNNNNNNNNNNNNNNNNNNNNNNNNNNNNNNNNNNNNNNNNNNNNNNNNNNNNNNNNNNNNNNNNNNNNNNNNNNNNNNNNNNNNNNNNNNNNNNNNNNNNNNNNNNNNNNNNNNNNNNNNNNNNNNNNNNNNNNNNNNNNNNNNNNNNNNNNNNNNNNNNNNNNNNNNNNNNNNNNNNNNNNNNNNNNNNNNNNNNNNNNNNNNNNNNNNNNNNNNNNNNNNNNNNNNNNNNNNNNNNNNNNNNNNNNNNNNNNNNNNNNNNNNNNNNNNNNNNNNNNNNNNNNNNNNNNNNNNNNNNNNNNNNNNNNNNNNNNNNNNNNNNNNNNNNNNNNNNNNNNNNNNNNNNNNNNNNNNNNNNNNNNNNNNNNNNNNNNNNNNNNNNNNNNNNNNNNNNNNNNNNNNNNNNNNNNNNNNNNNNNNNNNNNNNNNNNNNNNNNNNNNNNNNNNNNNNNNNNNNNNNNNNNNNNNNNNNNNNNNNNNNNNNNNNNNNNNNNNNNNNNNNNNNNNNNNNNNNNNNNNNNNNNNNNNNNNNNNNNNNNNNNNNNNNNNNNNNNNNNNNNNNNNNNNNNNNNNNNNNNNNNNNNNNNNNNNNNNNNNNNNNNNNNNNNNNNNNNNNNNNNNNNNNNNNNNNNNNNNNNNNNNNNNNNNNNNNNNNNNNNNNNNNNNNNNNNNNNNNNNNNNNNNNNNNNNNNNNNNNNNNNNNNNNNNNNNNNNNNNNNNNNNNNNNNNNNNNNNNNNNNNNNNNNNNNNNNNNNNNNNNNNNNNNNNNNNNNNNNNNNNNNNNNNNNNNNNNNNNNNNNNNNNNNNNNNNNNNNNNNNNNNNNNNNNNNNNNNNNNNNNNNNNNNNNNNNNNNNNNNNNNNNNNNNNNNNNNNNNNNNNNNNNNNNNNNNNNNNNNNNNNNNNNNNNNNNNNNNNNNNNNNNNNNNNNNNNNNNNNNNNNNNNNNNNNNNNNNNNNNNNNNNNNNNNNNNNNNNNNNNNNNNNNNNNNNNNNNNNNNNNNNNNNNNNNNNNNNNNNNNNNNNNNNNNNNNNNNNNNNNNNNNNNNNNNNNNNNNNNNNNNNNNNNNNNNNNNNNNNNNNNNNNNNNNNNNNNNNNNNNNNNNNNNNNNgagatgaagaagaaaaggaagaagatgaagaagatgaagaagatgaaggagatagTGTTTGATATGAAGGAGATAGAGATGGATATGAAGGAGATAGAGATGGAggtgaaggagatgaaggagatgaaCGAGATAAAGAGGGCTACGCAGAAGCAGGCTGGGGCTGTAACATGGGTCTATTGGGACATCAAGATGTGCCCGGTTCCGGATGGCTTTCATCCTCGTCTTGTCCGTCCGAGTATTAAGCGGTTATTGGAGAAGAATGGCTACGGTGGTGGTCCTCTCAACGTCATTGCCTATGGAAAACTAGCGGACGTCCCTCTTGAAACCCTGAGAGAGGTCTTTTCCAGTGGAATCGATCTTAAACTTCTCCCCCACGGTTAAATATCTTCTCTCATCATCCTTATAGAGCCTTTCTACAGTAATGGATGATCTGCTGATAGATAAGAGTCTcatgtctttattttttattttttctcaaacaGGTAACCTTTCAGGTTACATTGATTTGTCATATCCAGCTAATATTATGGTCATATCCGATCCAAAAGCCTGCCCTTATTCAACTTCCGGTCTACAAGCACTCGGCAAAAACCCTATCCAGCCATTTCCATATCATTCTCTTTCCACCTTACTTATGAAACTTCCGGTCTACAAGCACATCATGAACTGCTGGTAATTATGCAAAGTACATTTTGTCGTCATTGTCCcaactgtttttttattttatttttagtcaaACACCCTCTGTTACCTTGTTTTGACCCCCCTTGGTTCATTTGTTGTTCAAGCAGATTAGGAGGTCTCCTGCTCCACGTGTTGTTACTCCCATGGTGAGGATGCTACCAAAGTCtgttttaatttctaattttttatagttttgtttgacGCCCCCtatgttgtctttttttctccACTGCAGAAACATGTAAATCCTTCCTTTATTGCAAGAGGAGGTTTGGGACCTGTGACAATGGTCTATTGGGACATCAATTCGTGTCCGGTTCCCCCTGGCTGTGATGCTAGTCTGGTCGGTCCGTGCATCAAGCGGTTCTTGAAGAAAGAAGGCTGCTCTGGTCCTCTCTCCATCACTGCCATTGGAAGACTAACAGAAGTCCCTAATGACATTCTGGAAGGAGTCTATTCCAGTGGAATCGCTCTTAATAACATTTTCTACGGTTAGGATCTTCTCTCATCTTTGCACCTTTCTTGGTTAATGGATGTTTTACTTGTTGAATAGAGAGTCTCAAGAAGTCTTCTGTTTCTGAAACAGGGTTTTTTGACACTTTGCATGGTCTTCTTTCTGGGTTTATGGATAGCAATCCACCTCCAGCTAATTTTATGGTCATATCCGATGCAAAATCCTTGGGCACACCCTTCCCTTCTATGATTGCTTCTGGGCTAAAATCGAGGGGATACAACGTTCTTCAGCCGGTTCCATGGGATTCTCTTAGCTTGTTTTCTCTTGAGGATGATAAGTGCGTTGATGAAACGAGTGAGTCTGCCTTCTGGATTTGCTCAATATGCGACAAGGATCTACCTTACCAAGGCTTTGAAAATTTCAACACTCATGTTACTAGTAGGCGACATAAACGCGAGGTAATAAAGCAtccaaacatatattttgtcatTGTTCACAAGTCTAATTTTGACCCTCTCCTGCCCTTATGTAGTTGTTGGACTATTTGCCTGCGGATCATCGTTTTACTAGacgtgaagaaaaagaagaagaagaataaagcaACACTCGTATGATTTGAAGGCCCATGGTGTGGGTTTAACTAGTATGATTATTTTAAATCTGAATTTGACCTTAAAACGAAAACGAAACTCGACCGGTATGAAATCTTTATCTAAATTGGAAAAATCAGAGATCcaaacaaccaaaccaaaccgaaaaaaactaaactccggtcttttcattttgttttgtaggtttgatTGTATGTGTAGTATAAACTGCagtctttttatcttttttggatatattttgaaggaaaaaagatggctagctacacgaagtattggtgaatacatggtcacacatgccaagtatactattgtatattcaattacacaaagtatatgtattacatgaccacatgcatgaactatatgacgttatgtggtcaacatcatagacatataatcCAGTACACCGGTCAATTGATTCCGGCAAAGACCGGCGTTGACTCCAGCGTTGACCAacacttaaaaaagaaaattctaaattaaaaaaaaaattattatagcaaattatttatgggttttcatgattaaaagacattttctattcaatatccaaatattttttatatatctctaatatattcatcttataattaattactttttatttttcaagctaaagtaaatagttaaataaaaatcatttataattattttcaagatataaaaattcatttataataatcttcaaaatataaaatcatttataattatgttcaagatataaaaatttctaattattttcaagatatatatatatatatataaatctctcataatcagattatttaattactacaaaatcaataaaatcaaattcaactactttcattagaaaataatatgcaaaagattgagtatatgactctttactctaaattttgcatggtaattgttataaaaaaatttagacactcttttctttaaaatttacatactcaaaataacatataaacaacaaaaagttaacaatatttacttttaacatatgaacattttcatttttactctcttttacacaattacaatatgttaaattaatttttagaaattttttttcaagtttgggttctctatattacatttaggatatatttagaaaatatattaaaaatatctttagatattgaattaacatataaacaacaacaaaaaattcacaatatctatttttaacatatgaacattttcatttttaccctcttttacacaattacaatatgttaaattaatttttttaaaatttttttaaggtttgggttctctattttacatttaagatatatttaggaaatatataaaaaatatttagatattgaatagaatattttttaattaataaaaaccataaatgatttaataaaataacttattattttttattttttatttttaattttagaaatttttttttggtcaacgccggagtcaacacTGGTTTTCACCGGAATTAATCAATCAGTGTAccagattgtatgtctatggtgttgaacaCATGACGTCATATAGCtcatgcatgtggccatgtaatacatatactttgtgtagttgaatatacaatagtatagttggtatgtgtgaccatgtattcacctatacttcatgtagctagccatctttctTCCTATTTTGAATGATATGTgggatttgtttatttcttgaCTCTGGCAAGTATGTGGTATTTCTTTTTACTATGCAGCTGATTCTGAACATTAAGGAGAAGAATACGATACTGTTTACCTTCTCTTGAGGTTTGTTCCCTGACTGTTGAGAAAATATGAGAAGTAAATCTTCGAtagttgtttgtgtgttttttatgctcttgttttgtttaaatCTTCGatagtttgtgtgtttttactttttatgcTCTTTTAATGTCCATATTGTTTTTGTCATCCTCGCTACTAGTATTTTCTT encodes the following:
- the LOC104754239 gene encoding uncharacterized protein LOC104754239; this encodes MKHVNPSFIARGGLGPVTMVYWDINSCPVPPGCDASLVGPCIKRFLKKEGCSGPLSITAIGRLTEVPNDILEGVYSSGIALNNIFYGFFDTLHGLLSGFMDSNPPPANFMVISDAKSLGTPFPSMIASGLKSRGYNVLQPVPWDSLSLFSLEDDKCVDETSESAFWICSICDKDLPYQGFENFNTHVTSRRHKRELLDYLPADHRFTRREEKEEEE